In a genomic window of Vigna angularis cultivar LongXiaoDou No.4 chromosome 6, ASM1680809v1, whole genome shotgun sequence:
- the LOC108343351 gene encoding protein arginine N-methyltransferase 1.6 isoform X5 has product MSSHRAFQLKLNPLTGNSEWIVIEDNDESFAQNFHKPFLATTSYLDMLNDSTRNAAFRHAIEKTISKPCHVLDIGAGTGLLSMMAARAMGDEGKVTACESYLPMVKLMKKVLRLNGMEGRVKIINKRSEELQVGLDMPSRAHVLVSEILDSELLGEGLIPTLQHAHDNLLVENAMTVPYRATIYGQLVESTFLWKLHDFHNNEATVSDSIRLTPPGLDSVLGIKRQQYAMHVNPLQEEITLLSEPFKIFEFDFWKRPESYGETELCVKATNDGRVHVVVSWWVLQLDQEGTIYYSTAPRWIRSPTITSPIGWCDHWKQCVWFVPGSGISILQGEEIRLLATHTETSFSYNFDTLVPTTKILNHRCMTGDFQLVLPPERAAIYADKEWRLSMLKAVQSMGKDRLLCLVVDDSAFLPLLVAKLSEASVMSLLPGLRERGLQYLQAVAHANGLSHSCIEVLEKNVQQLNMHDIHQKKVDLLIAEPFYVGHDGMLPWQNLRFWRDRTTLNDILSEDALTIPSKGILRACAMSLPDLWKSRCCLSSIEGFDHSVVNATLGACGHLPELEEGPCLPFFVWQCGEFDVLSETFDVMEFEFSKQICECHGKSQVKFTKRGVCHGFVLWIDWVMDLQNSIVISTGPDCR; this is encoded by the exons ATGTCCTCCCACCGCGCGTTCCAGCTTAAACTTAATCCGTTAACAGGTAACTCTGAATGGATCGTCATTGAAGACAATGACGAGAGCTTCGCTCAGAATTTCCACAAGCCTTTCCTTGCCACGACGTCGTATTTGGACATGCTTAATGACTCCACCAGAAACGCGGCATTTCGCCACGCCATTGAGAAAACCATCAGCAAACCTTGCCATGTCCTCGATATCGG TGCTGGAACTGGGTTGCTTTCGATGATGGCTGCACGTGCCATGGGTGACGAAGGGAAGGTCACAGCTTGTGAATCTTACCTTCCCATGGTGAAGCTGATGAAGAAGGTGTTGCGCCTTAATGGCATGGAGGGAAGAGTCAAAATCATCAACAAGCGCTCTGAGGAACTCCAAGTTGGTCTTGATATGCCTTCGCGAGCACATGTTCTT GTAAGCGAGATACTTGATTCAGAGCTACTGGGTGAGGGGCTTATACCGACCCTACAACATGCACATGACAATTTGTTGGTGGAAAATGCCATGACTGTGCCATATCGAGCAACTATATATGGACAG CTGGTTGAAAGCACATTCTTATGGAAGTTGCATGATTTTCATAACAACGAGGCTACTGTATCTGATAGCATTCGGCTTACTCCTCCAGGACTTGAtagtgtgctaggtatcaaacGTCAGCAATATGCTATGCATGTCAATCCTTTACAGGAAGAAATAACATTG CTTTCAGAACCCTtcaaaatttttgaatttgatttttggaAACGGCCAGAGAGTTATGGCGAAACTGAGTTGTGTGTAAAGGCAACGAATGATGGGAGAGTTCATGTTGTGGTCTCTTG GTGGGTACTTCAACTTGATCAGGAAGGGACTATCTATTATTCCACTGCTCCAAGGTGGATAAGGTCACCGACAATTACAA GTCCTATTGGTTGGTGTGACCACTGGAAACAGTGTGTTTGGTTCGTTCCAGGCAGTGGTATTTCCATACTCCAAGGGGAAGAAATTCGTTTACTTGCTACTCATACTGAAACTAGTTTCTCATATAATTTTGATACCCTAGTACCAACTACTAAGATTTTGAACCATAGGTGCATGACAGGAGATTTTCAGCTTGTACTACCACCAGAAAGAGCTGCAATTTATGCAGATAAAGAATGGAGGCTTTCAATGTTGAAAGCAGTACAAAGCATG GGAAAAGATCGCCTGTTATGCTTGGTTGTAGATGATAGTGCCTTTTTACCACTTCTGGTAGCAAAGCTTTCCGAAGCAAGTGTAATGTCATTACTTCCTGGATTGAGGGAAAGGGGCCTCCAATACCTGCAAGCAGTTGCCCATGCAAATGGTTTGTCACATAGTTGCattgaagttcttgaaaaaaACGTGCAACAGTTAAACATGCATGATATACATCAGAAAAAG GTTGATCTGTTAATAGCTGAACCTTTCTATGTAGGACACGATGGTATGCTGCCATGGCAGAACCTACGATTttg GAGGGATCGTACTACACTTAATGATATACTCTCAGAAGATGCTCTGACAATTCCTAGTAAAGGAATATTGAGAGCATGCGCTATGTCTCTTCCT GATCTTTGGAAAAGTCGTTGTTGCCTGAGTAGTATTGAAGGTTTTGACCATTCAGTGGTAAATGCTACATTGGGGGCCTGCGGTCATCTACCAGAACTAGAAGAGGGTCCCTGTCTCCCTTTTTTCGTCTGGCAGTGTGGAGAATTTGAT GTGCTTAGTGAGACATTTGACGTGATGGAGTTTGagttttcaaaacaaatatgCGAATGTCATGGAAAATCCCAG GTTAAGTTCACCAAGAGGGGGGTATGTCATGGATTTGTATTATGGATTGACTGGGTCATGGATTTACAAAATTCTATTGTGATTTCAACTGGTCCAG ATTGCAGATAG